A region from the Aphis gossypii isolate Hap1 chromosome 1, ASM2018417v2, whole genome shotgun sequence genome encodes:
- the LOC126549096 gene encoding uncharacterized protein LOC126549096, with translation MWTIVCFAVDNSVDVVPDTWYHKGACAWPKKKSNLKKFLEGRFQPNREDFDYYDARPLQQNIKSFHQARLKSLKAQDTSELSSNEDDKETRKKRKKVYYSSQEFSNDRGIDYTSDVLCPPILEEIEGTTVDNLISDYNSFEGHKDIIFGSNLSQVQSTSNSQDIQTITESVRPHSDIQNETKSTSKRNLFDTSINSESSEASVNDSFLDSEKKLRTPTLIRQVITPTSSGDNRDGGNIAFQKSINRNIIVMKHDLKNIQENIDNLFAVQQQILDKLNNIQSETLHFDGFDNTDDLMRINNDADLDTMEDKLTNEQKFRSKVILELSRLTGSNMSETVRKIMQKLFTDNFLANYSYIGFKGKKQFSTLQTCRIIFESIRKMRQYKDISDIEIEKPLKNWMAQSSARIKKTKEKYSINNKA, from the exons atGTGGACTATTGTCTGTTTTGCTGTGGACAATAGTGTTGATGTTGTACCTGATACATGGTATCACAAAGGTGCATGTGCATGgcccaaaaaaaaatccaatctaaaaaaatttttagaagGACGTTTTCAACCAAACAGAGAAGATTTTGACTATTATGACGCCCGTCctctacaacaaaatataa AGAGTTTCCATCAAGCTcgtttaaaatctttaaaagcTCAAGATACGTCTGAGCTTTCCTCCAATGAAGACGACAAGGAAACTaggaaaaaaaggaaaaaagtatattattcatcTCAAGAATTCAGCAACGATCGAGGCATCGATTATACATCTGATGTTTTATGTCCTCCAATATTAGAAGAAATTGAAG GAACAACAGTAGATAATTTGATATCCGATTATAATTCTTTTGAAGGGCacaaagatataatttttggttCAAATTTATCACAAGTGCAAAGCACATCAAATTCACAAGATATACAAACAATTACAGAGAGTGTTAGACCGCATTCAGATATtcaaaatgaaacaaaatctACGTCAAAAAGAAATCTATTTGATACATCCATTAATTCTGAATCTTCTGAAGCTTCTGTTAACGATAGTTTTCTAGATTCAGAAAAGAAGCTACGTACTCCAACTTTGATTCGACAAGTAATAACTCCAACTAGTTCTGGTGATAATAGAGATGGTG GAAATATAGCTTTTCAAAAATccataaatagaaatattattgttatgaaacacgatttgaaaaatatacaagaaaatattgataatttgtttGCAGTACAACAacaaatattagataaattaaataatatccaatcagaaacattacattttgatGGTTTTGATAATACTGATGATTTGATGCGTATTAATAATGATGCTGATTTAGATACTATGGAAGATAAACTTACCAATGAACAAAAATTCAGAAGCAAAGTG ATTTTAGAATTGTCTCGTCTCACTGGTTCTAATATGTCTGAAACTGTACGGAAAATCATGCAAAAACTATTTACTGACAACTTTTTGgcaaattattcttatattgggttcaaaggaaaaaaacagttttcaaCTCTTCAAACATgtagaattatttttg aaTCCATAAGAAAAATGAGACAATACAAAGATATTAGTGatattgaaatagaaaaacCATTGAAAAATTGGATGGCTCAATCATCAGCTCGCATAAAAAAGACTaaggaaaaatattctatcaataataaagcttaa
- the LOC126549097 gene encoding uncharacterized protein LOC126549097: MHNEIKIRISAANKGYYALEKLFKSKFLSRRSKECLYLSFLRPVLTFACETWSTTKGDEEKMACFERRVLRRIYGPILENEVYRRRTNKEVQQIYQKPGINAYLMSKRIEWAGHVWRSNGILKKALEKKITGKRPRGRPRQRWIDRIKEDIDKCAQGLTLEDSVDRDSWRKVVEAAKVLQGQ; encoded by the coding sequence atgcataatgaaattaaaattagaatatcaGCCGCTAATAAGGGTTATTACGCTTTGGAAAAATTGTTCAAGTCAAAGTTCCTCTCTAGACGATCAAAGGAATGCCTGTACTTAAGTTTCCTACGGCCAGTTCTAACATTTGCATGCGAAACATGGTCGACTACTAAAGGAGATGAGGAAAAAATGGCTTGCTTCGAAAGAAGAGTTCTTAGAAGGATTTATGGACCTATACTAGAAAATGAAGTGTACAGAAGAAGAACCAATAAGGAAGTAcaacaaatttatcaaaaacctGGTATCAACGCGTACCTTATGAGCAAACGAATTGAGTGGGCAGGCCATGTATGGAGGTCAAATGGTATCCTAAAGAAAGctctggaaaaaaaaatcactggaAAAAGACCTAGGGGTCGCCCCAGACAGCGCTGGATAGACAGGATCAAGGAGGATATTGACAAGTGCGCCCAGGGATTGACTTTAGAGGATAGTGTTGACAGAGATAGTTGGAGAAAAGTAGTAGAGGCAGCGAAAGTCCTTCAAGGACAGTAA